One Xyrauchen texanus isolate HMW12.3.18 chromosome 34, RBS_HiC_50CHRs, whole genome shotgun sequence genomic window carries:
- the LOC127627663 gene encoding protein S100-A1-like, with amino-acid sequence MPSKLEGAMDALITVFHNYSGTEGDKYKLNKGELKELLNSELTDFLMSQKDPMLVEKIMNDLDSNKDNEVDFNEFVVLVAALTVACNDFFQEQQKKKGKDGK; translated from the exons ATGCCCAGTAAACTGGAAGGAGCCATGGACGCACTCATCACAGTCTTCCACAACTACTCGGGGACCGAAGGAGACAAATACAAACTCAATAAAGGAGAGCTGAAAGAACTTCTAAACAGCGAACTCACCGATTTTCTCATG TCTCAGAAGGACCCCATGCTGGTGGAAAAGATCATGAATGATCTGGACTCCAACAAGGATAACGAGGTCGACTTTAACGAGTTTGTCGTGTTGGTGGCGGCGCTGACGGTGGCGTGCAATGACTTCTTCCAGGAACAACAAAAGAAGAAAGGCAAAGATGGCAAATGA